Within the Candidatus Hydrogenedentota bacterium genome, the region CTTGTCGCCCTCTTTGCGCACGGCCTCCACAATCCAGCGGGTCTGATCCAGTTTATCCTGGATCAACTGGCCCATCGTCTGCTTGTCGCCGTGCTGGCTCACCTGCCGCTTCAGTTTCTCGAAGGAGGCGTCGTCTGTAACCACGAATTCTTTCATACGGTATCCTGTCCAGAATATTTTTTTCGAAGGCGGCCTCGCGCGCAAGTCTTACCCCCCTTCCCCCCCCGCAATCGGGGAGGACCAGGAGGCTCACTTTGACACGCAAGGTTCCCCCCGCTTGCGGGGGGCCAGGGGGGTAAGCTCCCGGTTTGGCAAAGGCCTTTTCGACATTTTTATGGCCTCTCTAATATATTTCCAGAGCAGTATTGTCTACTCCCGCACCCGTTCGATATCCGCGCCGAGGCTGCTGAGCCGTTCTTCTATCCGCTCGTAGCCGCGGTCAATATGATACACTCGCGAAATCGCCGTCTCCCCCTGCTTCGCCATCAATCCGGCAATCACCAGCGCGGCGCTGGCCCGCAGGTCCGACGCCATCACCGGCGCGCCGGAGAGCTGCTCCACGCCGCGCACGATGGCGGTGTTGCCGTCGAGGCTGATGTCCGCGCCCATGCGCGCCAGCTCCGCCACCTGCATGAAACGATTTTCGAATACGGTTTCTTTAATTCGGCTGACGCCCCGGGCCCGTGTCAACAGGGTCATCATCTGGGCTTGCAGGTCCGTGGCAAAGCCGGGGTAGGGCAGCGTGGTGATATCCACCGCGTTGATGCCGTTGGGGGCCGCCGCGCGGATCTTGTTGCCGTGGGTCTCCACCTCCGCGCCCGCCTCCTGCAGTTTCTTCAGGAAATTCGGCAGGTGATCCGCATTCGCATTCGCCACGGTCACGTCGCCGCCGGTCGCCACGCCCGCCACCAGAAAGGTGCCCGCCTCGATGCGGTCGGGCATCACAATGTGCTCCGCACCGCCCAGGGCATCCACACCGACGATGGTGATCATGTCCGTGCCGGCGCCGGAGATGCGCGCGCCCATGGAATTCAAGAACAGGGCCAGATCTTCAATTTCCGGTTCGCGCGCCACATTCGTCAGGCGCGTCACGCCCTCCGCCAGCGTCGCCGCCATCATCAGGTTCTCCGTGGCGCCCACGCTGGGGAAGTCCATGGCGTGGTTTGCGCCGGTCAACTTGCCTTCCGCCAGCACATACCCCTCTTCTATGCGTATCGAAGCGCCCAGGGCCTCCAGCCCTTTCAGGTGGATATCCACCGGTCGCGCGCCGATGGCGCATCCGCCGGGCAGGGACACCTTGGTCTTGCCGAAGCGCGCCAGCAGCGGACCGAGCACGAAGAAGGAGGCCCGCATGCGACGCACGAGGTCATATTCCGCTTCGGGTTTGTTGATCGACTTCGGATCCAGCGTCATGGAGCGGCCCGTGAAATCGATGCCCACGCCCATGTCGCCCAGCAGCTTGTCCATGGAAAAAATGTCGTGCAGACAAGGTACGTTGTGCAGCACGCAGGTATCTTCGGCCAGCAGGGTTGCGGCCATGAGGGGCAGGGCGGCATTTTTTGCACCGCGCACCTGAACGGTGCCGTTGAGTGCCTTGCCGCCACGAATGAGAATTTTGTCCACCAGGTCGTCCTTCGGTTGTGGTCGCACGGATTATCCCGATGAAAAGCGGGAAAAACACGCGCTTCGGCCCGACGAAACACAACCGGCGGGCCGACTTAGGGTTGAGGGGAGAATTATGCCACAGCGGCGTGGGGCATTAATACCTTGCGGCGGGGTGGAAGGTTCCGCGGGGGATAAGACGGATAGGACGGATAGGACCGATGAAATCTGCCATCCGTCTTATCGGTCCTATCGGACGTATCCGTCCCAGGGCGCCACAAAAACCGAACCCGTTCACTTTTCTTGACAAGATCCTCCGGGCAAGATAAAATGAACATGTTCAACAAATGAGGAGGTTATCATGAGCCCGCATCCCTTCACCCGCCCATGCGTCGCCGGTCTGCTTGCCGTTAGCCTGTTGCTCTTCATGTTCGGACTTTTCGCCACCGAATGGGTCGGTCATTACGGTTTCACGCTCTTCCAGGTACTCCCCGCGGCCGGCGGCTTCCTCGCGGTCCTGATCGCATCGCGGCCCGCCCGCGTTACCTTCGGGTGGGGCGTGGGGCTCAGTCTGATTCCCGTGGCCATCGGCGGCCTGCTGTTCCTGGCCACGGGCTTCGAGGGCTTCATCTGCCTGGTCATGGCGGCCCCCATCATGGTCTTCTTCGCCGCGCTTGGGGCGGTGATTGCCCTGATCGCGACCGGCGTCATTCCCTGGGTCGAAAACTGCTTTCATGTCCGGGGCTGCGGCGGCGGAGGGGGGCCGAAGGCCAACACCACAGCCCTGGTGATACTTCCGCTCGCGATCGCGCTCACAGTGGAGCCCCGCTTTCTCCCCCACCCGCCCACCCGCGAGGTCCGTTCCAGCGTGGTGGTCCGGGGGGACATCGCGAAGGTCTGGGAAACGGTCGTGGCTTTCCCTGAGATCACGTCGGCCCCCGGAGGCATCTTCGACTATGGCATCGCCTACCCCATTCGCGCGACCATCGAAGGCACGGGCGTTGGCGCGATCCGGCGCTGCACCTTCAACACGGGCGACTTCGTGGAGCCCATCACCGCGTGGGAAGCGCCCCATCGCCTCGCCTTCGACGTGGTGGAGAACCCGCTGCCGATGAAGGAGTGGTCCTTCTGGGGCGATATAGACACGCCCCACCTCCACGGCTTCATGGTTTCCGAGCGCGGTCAGTTTGAGTTGACCGCGCAAGCCGACGGCACGGTGCTCCTGGAAGGGACGACCTGGTATCACCAGAACCTTTGGCCCAACGCCTACTGGGGGGCCGTTTCCGACGAAATCATCCACAAAATCCACGGGCGCGTGCTGGGGCACATAAGAGACGTGGTGGAAGGCAGATCGGGACTGTCTTGAGGGGAAAACCTCGCAGGACGCCGGAAAGACGCGGCCCCGCCCGGGCCCAACCCGGTAGGTCGGCGCCCCGCCGGCCTCAGGGAGCGTATTCCTTTGCAGAATGGACATCCGGCCCGCCCGAAGGTACACTTTCCGTGGTGCGTGTTTACCGGGTGCTGGCCAGGTGGCCCCGCGATCTCCCCGGTGCGGCGTGTAGAGAAGAAACGAAGTTCATGGGCAAGGCAAGCAGTACCCTCCAGTTATTGGCCGCGCTGTGCGGTGTGTTGCT harbors:
- the murA gene encoding UDP-N-acetylglucosamine 1-carboxyvinyltransferase; this encodes MDKILIRGGKALNGTVQVRGAKNAALPLMAATLLAEDTCVLHNVPCLHDIFSMDKLLGDMGVGIDFTGRSMTLDPKSINKPEAEYDLVRRMRASFFVLGPLLARFGKTKVSLPGGCAIGARPVDIHLKGLEALGASIRIEEGYVLAEGKLTGANHAMDFPSVGATENLMMAATLAEGVTRLTNVAREPEIEDLALFLNSMGARISGAGTDMITIVGVDALGGAEHIVMPDRIEAGTFLVAGVATGGDVTVANANADHLPNFLKKLQEAGAEVETHGNKIRAAAPNGINAVDITTLPYPGFATDLQAQMMTLLTRARGVSRIKETVFENRFMQVAELARMGADISLDGNTAIVRGVEQLSGAPVMASDLRASAALVIAGLMAKQGETAISRVYHIDRGYERIEERLSSLGADIERVRE